In one window of Chryseobacterium phocaeense DNA:
- a CDS encoding threonine aldolase family protein: MKFSFKNDYSEGCHPNILNALLQYNLDQQAGYGEDEYSLEAKKLIKEKIKNPHSEVYLVSGGTQANLIVISSVLKPYQCVISAAPGHILNNETGAIEATGHKILSINTEDGKLRPSDIIPVLESHTNIPHQVMPKLVYISNSTELGTVYGTEELKELSDFCRSKGLYLFMDGARLGHGLTSEISDLTLERVAELTDIFYLGGTKNGALIGEAIVINNQNLQQDFAFNIKQKGALLAKGRLLGIQFMELMKDDLYFDLARHANVQAMKIKKAMKEKEVQFLSDTYTNQIFPIISNELIEILSEKFEFYVWKKIDEKTSAIRLITSWNTGDEAVETFIELIERAL; encoded by the coding sequence ATGAAATTTTCATTTAAAAACGACTATTCAGAGGGATGTCACCCGAATATTCTCAACGCACTTTTACAATATAATCTTGACCAGCAAGCCGGATATGGAGAGGATGAATATTCTTTGGAAGCCAAAAAACTGATCAAAGAAAAAATTAAAAATCCACATTCTGAGGTGTATCTTGTTTCCGGAGGAACACAGGCTAATCTTATTGTAATTTCATCAGTTCTGAAACCTTATCAATGCGTTATATCAGCAGCGCCGGGACACATTCTGAACAACGAGACCGGAGCTATTGAAGCTACCGGACATAAAATTTTAAGCATTAACACGGAAGATGGAAAATTAAGACCGTCAGATATTATTCCGGTTCTTGAAAGCCATACCAATATTCCGCACCAGGTAATGCCGAAACTGGTGTATATCTCAAATTCTACAGAACTTGGGACGGTTTATGGGACTGAAGAACTGAAAGAACTTTCAGATTTCTGCCGCTCAAAAGGATTGTACCTGTTCATGGACGGGGCCAGGCTGGGCCATGGATTGACGTCTGAAATCAGTGATCTGACCCTGGAAAGGGTAGCGGAACTAACGGATATTTTTTATCTGGGTGGAACGAAAAACGGAGCGCTGATCGGGGAAGCTATTGTTATTAATAATCAGAATTTGCAGCAGGATTTTGCTTTTAATATCAAGCAGAAAGGTGCATTATTGGCCAAAGGCCGTCTTCTGGGGATCCAGTTTATGGAGCTGATGAAAGATGATCTGTATTTTGATCTGGCAAGACATGCGAATGTGCAGGCGATGAAGATTAAAAAAGCGATGAAGGAAAAAGAAGTACAGTTTCTGTCTGATACCTATACCAATCAGATTTTCCCGATCATCAGTAATGAGCTTATTGAAATTCTGTCGGAGAAATTTGAATTTTATGTCTGGAAAAAAATAGATGAAAAAACATCTGCCATTCGCCTGATTACTTCCTGGAATACGGGAGATGAAGCAGTGGAGACTTTTATAGAATTGATTGAAAGAGCGCTTTAA
- a CDS encoding metal-dependent transcriptional regulator, with the protein MRTTLTEENYLKALFHLVDHEGKVTINELSKFLNVKMPSVNNMMKKFADKKWVIYETYKPLVVTDSGRREAALVVRKHRLTEMFLVKKMNFGWENVHEIAEQLEHVHSQVFFDKMDEILDYPKFDPHGEPIPDKDGNIISQDLQKLSACKPGETVVFASVTLSDDGFLSYLNERKLLLNTRIKIIKIEDFDKSMTIEIDNHKEILSKKATEIILVNR; encoded by the coding sequence TTGAGAACAACATTAACAGAAGAGAATTATCTGAAGGCTTTGTTTCATTTAGTTGACCATGAAGGGAAAGTGACCATCAATGAACTCAGCAAATTTCTGAACGTGAAAATGCCCAGCGTGAATAACATGATGAAGAAATTTGCAGATAAAAAATGGGTTATTTATGAAACATACAAGCCACTGGTCGTTACAGATAGTGGAAGACGTGAAGCCGCACTGGTGGTCCGCAAACACAGGCTTACCGAAATGTTTCTTGTGAAAAAAATGAATTTCGGATGGGAAAATGTCCACGAAATTGCAGAACAGCTGGAGCATGTGCATTCGCAGGTATTTTTTGATAAAATGGATGAAATCCTTGATTATCCTAAATTTGATCCGCACGGCGAACCCATCCCCGACAAAGACGGAAATATTATCTCACAGGATCTGCAGAAACTGAGTGCCTGTAAACCCGGAGAAACTGTGGTTTTCGCCTCCGTTACGCTTTCGGACGACGGTTTCCTGAGCTATCTGAACGAAAGAAAGCTGCTTCTGAACACCCGAATCAAAATTATAAAAATTGAAGATTTTGATAAATCCATGACCATAGAAATTGATAATCATAAAGAAATCCTCAGTAAAAAAGCGACGGAAATTATATTGGTCAATAGGTAG